Proteins found in one Acidimicrobiales bacterium genomic segment:
- a CDS encoding PspC domain-containing protein, with translation MAPVRPPLERRPDDALVAGVAAGLARHVGVDPLVVRVLFVVLTVAGGSGPLLYGAFWAFVPQVAVDDRRGRRPAGQLVQLPALAAIALGGLLVASQLGFAIGQTALWPALVVGAGVALVWRQADDAQRARWMGDASTGGVTRVVAGVVLLVVGVTAFLATSVDVGVLGTSLVAVVAVVAGLAVTFAPWWWRLLGDLQDERRERIRSQERAEVAAHLHDGVLQTLALIQRHADSSTDVSRLARRQESELRTWLFAGDESPDVRLAAAVRAAAAELEGRYGVPVEVVTVGDCDLDDRLRALVAALREAVVNAAKFAGGVEVDVYLEVSDDEVEAFVRDTGAGFDPAAVPGDRRGLAESVIGRMERHGGEAVVRSAPGEGTEVELRVGRSLR, from the coding sequence GTGGCACCCGTGCGACCTCCGCTCGAACGCCGCCCCGACGATGCGCTGGTCGCCGGCGTGGCCGCAGGTCTGGCCCGCCATGTGGGTGTCGATCCGCTCGTTGTGCGGGTGCTCTTCGTCGTGCTCACCGTCGCCGGAGGATCGGGACCGCTCCTCTACGGCGCGTTCTGGGCGTTCGTGCCCCAGGTGGCCGTCGACGACAGGCGGGGTCGGCGTCCGGCCGGCCAGCTGGTGCAGCTGCCGGCACTCGCCGCCATCGCCCTCGGGGGGCTGCTGGTGGCGTCGCAGCTCGGCTTCGCCATCGGGCAGACGGCGCTTTGGCCGGCCTTGGTCGTGGGGGCAGGGGTGGCCCTGGTGTGGCGCCAGGCCGACGATGCCCAGCGCGCCCGCTGGATGGGAGATGCCTCCACCGGAGGGGTTACCCGGGTGGTGGCCGGAGTGGTCCTGCTCGTGGTGGGCGTCACCGCCTTCCTCGCCACCAGCGTCGACGTGGGGGTGCTCGGCACCAGCCTCGTCGCCGTGGTTGCCGTCGTGGCCGGGCTGGCGGTGACGTTCGCTCCGTGGTGGTGGCGGCTGCTGGGCGATCTGCAAGACGAGCGCCGCGAGCGCATCCGCTCGCAGGAGCGGGCCGAGGTCGCCGCGCACCTCCACGACGGGGTGCTGCAGACGCTGGCGCTCATCCAGCGCCACGCCGACTCGTCTACCGACGTCTCGAGGCTGGCCCGTCGCCAGGAGAGCGAGCTGCGGACGTGGCTCTTCGCCGGCGACGAGTCACCCGACGTGCGCCTGGCGGCCGCAGTGCGCGCCGCCGCGGCCGAGCTCGAGGGGCGCTACGGCGTGCCCGTGGAGGTCGTGACGGTGGGGGACTGCGACCTCGACGACCGCCTGCGCGCCCTGGTGGCCGCGCTGCGCGAGGCGGTCGTCAACGCCGCCAAGTTCGCGGGCGGGGTCGAGGTCGATGTCTACCTGGAGGTGAGCGACGACGAGGTGGAGGCCTTCGTGCGCGACACGGGGGCAGGGTTCGATCCGGCTGCCGTGCCCGGTGACCGCCGGGGGCTGGCAGAGTCGGTCATCGGTCGCATGGAGCGCCACGGCGGCGAGGCGGTCGTCCGCAGCGCCCCCGGCGAGGGCACCGAGGTCGAGCTGCGGGTCGGACGGTCCCTGCGGTGA
- a CDS encoding PspC domain-containing protein, translating to METEQTPQAAPPRPLLRSRTDRHVAGVCGGLGAYTGVDPLVFRIVVAVSVIFGGAGLVAYIVAWLLIPEEGEPGGAPVRSRGRNDLLTAVVIGAVAVVLVGWAIPGHPWSGEGGFLLLVGLGALAWLWSREQGTTGSSTESTPAAGAGPWLSPGSEAAAPPPTSPEDHGVEGAPPSPPTPRSRLSLLVGSSLLLLWGAAATLEAARAARVDLQVVLGLSVVIVGIGLIAGTWFGRPRGLIALGVTLLALTVVIAVVDIPLRGGVGERRWSPAAASEVEGSYRLFVGDAVLDLSDVSFRDDREIEVRMGLGALTVIVPDEVDVEMRARVSLGELDAFGHQDQGAGNRRRATIEGDADGPTLRLVARLGVGTLEVRRAAS from the coding sequence ATGGAGACCGAGCAGACCCCCCAGGCAGCACCACCACGACCGTTGCTGCGCAGCCGCACCGACCGACACGTGGCAGGTGTGTGCGGCGGCCTCGGCGCCTACACGGGCGTCGACCCGCTGGTGTTCCGCATCGTGGTGGCGGTGTCGGTCATCTTCGGCGGCGCCGGCCTCGTCGCCTACATCGTCGCCTGGTTGCTGATCCCGGAGGAGGGCGAGCCGGGCGGTGCCCCCGTCCGAAGCCGGGGGCGAAACGACCTCCTGACCGCGGTCGTGATCGGCGCCGTCGCCGTGGTGCTGGTTGGCTGGGCCATACCCGGCCACCCCTGGTCCGGTGAGGGCGGGTTCCTCCTCCTGGTGGGCCTCGGCGCGCTGGCGTGGCTCTGGTCCAGGGAGCAGGGGACGACCGGGAGCTCGACGGAGTCCACCCCGGCAGCGGGCGCCGGCCCATGGCTCTCGCCCGGGTCAGAGGCCGCTGCGCCGCCTCCCACTTCGCCCGAGGATCACGGTGTCGAGGGTGCGCCCCCGTCCCCGCCCACACCGCGCTCCCGTCTCTCGCTGCTGGTGGGCAGCAGCCTCCTGCTCCTCTGGGGGGCCGCCGCCACCCTGGAGGCGGCCCGTGCGGCGAGGGTCGACCTGCAGGTGGTGCTCGGCCTCTCGGTCGTGATCGTCGGCATCGGCCTCATCGCCGGGACCTGGTTCGGCCGGCCCCGGGGGCTGATCGCCCTCGGCGTCACCCTCCTCGCCCTCACCGTGGTCATCGCCGTCGTCGACATCCCGCTCCGAGGCGGGGTCGGCGAGCGGCGGTGGTCCCCTGCTGCCGCCTCCGAGGTCGAGGGCTCCTATCGGCTGTTCGTCGGGGACGCCGTGCTCGACCTCAGCGATGTCTCGTTTCGGGACGACCGCGAGATCGAGGTCCGGATGGGGCTCGGCGCCCTCACCGTCATCGTTCCGGACGAGGTTGATGTGGAGATGCGGGCCCGGGTCAGCCTCGGGGAGCTCGACGCCTTCGGTCACCAGGACCAGGGTGCCGGAAACCGGAGGAGGGCCACGATCGAGGGCGATGCCGATGGTCCCACCCTGCGGCTCGTGGCCCGCCTGGGCGTCGGCACGCTGGAGGTGCGCCGTGCGGCGTCATGA
- a CDS encoding N,N-dimethylformamidase beta subunit family domain-containing protein, producing the protein MKREVVTGYCWPQSTVAGEQVGLHLSSSGGRPVQVEVARVGARREVVHRSDAVAADEHETPKDAASKGCRWPVALTLDVDPTWRSGYYEVVMEIDIGEKVRRDHAFFVVRPSSEAKIVIALATNTWHAYNDFGGPNLYTGGTHVAMQRPMAAGYLHKPPGKGRRVTGTGAPDPQNAAHVGYLQLNHLSGYAGSAGWPDWELPFIEWAEREGFEVGVCTNADLEDHPEVLDGASLYLSVGHDEYWSRGMRDTVEAFIAGGGNAAFFSGNTSLWQVRIEGDDRDVMVGYKGFFNDDPVMGSDREPEATTFWSDVVVGRPENHMTGVTFTRGGYHRIGRNVTQGLGGYTVHRAGHWIFDGTGLGYGDVLGAGATVVGYECDGCVFTYRDGLPYPTGEDGTPPTFEILGTCPTQHFTRETAPRPPKPGQPSELEYIASRVFGTRAPEAMERIRHGHAVLGAYTNDAGATVLTSGSTDWAHGLAGRDPQIEQITRNVLTRLG; encoded by the coding sequence ATGAAGCGTGAAGTGGTGACGGGGTACTGCTGGCCGCAGTCGACAGTCGCGGGTGAGCAGGTCGGCCTGCACCTGTCGTCGTCCGGTGGACGGCCGGTGCAGGTGGAGGTGGCACGGGTCGGTGCACGGCGCGAGGTCGTGCACCGGTCCGACGCGGTGGCCGCCGACGAGCACGAGACGCCGAAGGATGCTGCGTCGAAGGGCTGCCGCTGGCCCGTCGCGCTCACGCTCGACGTCGACCCGACGTGGCGGTCCGGTTACTACGAGGTCGTCATGGAGATCGACATCGGCGAGAAGGTGCGGCGGGACCACGCCTTCTTCGTCGTGCGCCCGTCGTCCGAGGCGAAGATCGTGATCGCGCTCGCCACCAACACGTGGCACGCCTACAACGACTTCGGGGGGCCGAACCTGTACACGGGCGGCACCCACGTGGCCATGCAGCGACCGATGGCGGCGGGCTACCTCCACAAGCCGCCGGGCAAGGGCCGCCGGGTGACGGGCACCGGCGCCCCCGACCCCCAGAACGCCGCCCACGTCGGCTACCTCCAGCTCAACCACCTTTCGGGCTATGCGGGGTCAGCCGGTTGGCCCGACTGGGAGCTGCCGTTCATCGAGTGGGCCGAGCGTGAGGGGTTTGAGGTCGGTGTGTGCACCAACGCCGACCTCGAGGACCACCCAGAGGTCCTGGACGGCGCCAGCCTCTACCTGTCGGTCGGCCACGACGAGTACTGGTCGCGCGGGATGCGCGACACGGTCGAGGCGTTCATCGCCGGTGGGGGCAACGCCGCGTTCTTCTCGGGCAACACGTCGTTGTGGCAGGTGCGCATCGAGGGTGACGACCGTGACGTGATGGTCGGGTACAAGGGCTTCTTCAACGACGACCCCGTGATGGGGAGCGACCGGGAGCCCGAGGCAACGACCTTCTGGTCCGACGTGGTCGTCGGGCGCCCCGAGAACCACATGACCGGCGTGACGTTCACCCGCGGCGGCTACCACCGCATCGGCCGCAACGTGACCCAAGGCCTCGGTGGCTACACCGTGCACCGCGCCGGCCACTGGATCTTCGACGGCACAGGGCTCGGCTACGGCGACGTGCTCGGTGCCGGGGCCACCGTCGTCGGCTACGAGTGCGACGGGTGCGTGTTCACCTATCGAGACGGGCTGCCGTACCCGACCGGCGAGGACGGCACCCCGCCGACCTTCGAGATCCTCGGCACCTGCCCGACGCAGCACTTCACGCGCGAGACCGCACCTCGCCCGCCCAAGCCGGGCCAGCCGAGCGAGCTGGAGTACATCGCGTCACGGGTCTTCGGGACGCGTGCGCCCGAGGCGATGGAGCGCATCCGCCACGGACACGCCGTCCTCGGTGCCTACACGAACGATGCAGGCGCCACCGTGCTCACGTCCGGGTCGACCGACTGGGCCCACGGGCTGGCGGGACGAGACCCGCAGATCGAGCAGATCACCCGCAACGTGCTCACCCGCCTGGGGTAG